The Pseudomonas sp. MM223 genome segment AACCTGGCGGCAGCAGTGCTGATCCGCTCGGGCTGGCCGCGCATTGCCGCTGAAGGTGGCGCACTGGCCGACCCGATGTGCGGTGTGGGTACCTTCCTGGTCGAGGCGGCGATGATTGCTGCCGATATCGCGCCTAACCTCAAGCGTGAGCGTTGGGGCTTCAGTGCCTGGCTCGGCCACGTACCGGCGCTGTGGCGCAAGGTGCACGACGAAGCGCAGGCGCGGGCGCAGGCCGGCCTGGCCAAGCCGCCGCTGTGGATCCGCGGTTACGAAGCCGACCCGCGGCTGATCCAGCCGGGCCGTAACAACGTCGAGCGCGCCGGCCTGGGCGACTGGGTGAAGATCTATCAGGGCGAGGTCAGCACCTTCGAGCCACGCCCGGACCAGAACCAGAAAGGCCTGGTCATCAGCAACCCGCCCTATGGCGAGCGCCTGGGTGACGAAGCCAGCCTGCTGTACCTCTACCAAAACCTCGGCGAGCGCCTGCGCCAGGCCTGCATGGGCTGGGAGGCAGCGGTGTTCACCGGCGCACCTCAGCTGGGCAAGCGCATGGGTATTCGCAGCCACAAGCAGTATGCGTTCTGGAACGGCGCCTTGCCGTGCAAGCTGCTGCTGTTCAAGGTGCAGCCCGACCAGTTCGTGACGGGCGAGCGCCGCGAGGCTCAGGCTGACAACACTGAAGTCCGTGAGCAAGCGCCGGTAGTCAGCGAGCCCGCGCGCCTGTCGGAAGGGGCGCAGATGTTTGCCAACCGCCTGCAGAAGAACCTCAAGCAACTGGGCAAGTGGGCCCGCCGCGAGCAGGTTGACTGCTACCGCCTGTACGATGCCGACATGCCCGAGTACGCCCTGGCGGTCGACCTGTACCACGACTGGGTGCATGTGCAGGAGTACGCCGCGCCACGTTCGATCGACCCGGACAAGGCCCAGTCGCGCCTGCTCGATGCCTTGGCGGCCATCCCCCAGGCACTGGGCATTTCGCCACAGCGTGTGGTGCTCAAGCGCCGCGAGCGGCAGAGTGGTACCCGCCAGTACGAGCGCCAGGCCACCGAGGGCCGCTTCCTCGAAGTGAACGAAGGTGGCGTCAAGCTGCTGGTCAACCTTACCGACTACCTCGACACCGGGCTGTTCCTTGACCACCGCCCGATGCGCATGCGCATCCAGCGCGAGGCCGCCGGCAAGCGTTTCCTCAACCTGTTCTGCTACACCGCCACGGCTTCGGTGCATGCGGCCAAGGGCGGCGCACGCAGCACCACCAGTGTCGACCTGTCGAAAACCTACCTCGACTGGGCGCGGCGCAACCTGGCGCTGAACGGCTTCTCCGAGCGCAACCGCCTGGAGCAGGGCGATGTGATGGCCTGGCTGGAAGGCAACCGCGACAGCTACGACCTGATCTTCATCGACCCGCCAACCTTCTCCAACTCCAAGCGCATGGAGGGCGTGTTCGATGTGCAGCGTGACCACGTGCAGCTGCTGGACCTGGCCATGGCTCGCCTGGCGCCGGAAGGCGTGTTGTACTTCTCCAACAACTTCCGCAAGTTCCAGCTCGACGAGCACTTGATGGCGCGCTATGCCGTAGAGGAAATCACCGCCCAGACGCTGGACCCGGACTTTGCCCGTAACAACCGGATCCACCGCGCCTGGCGCCTGCAATTGCGTTGAGCCGACGAGGTACATTGCGCGGCTAATGGCCAATAGCTATAAATGAGGGCAGGGCAAGATAATCCGCAGGACGCTGACGTGACGAGATGGGTGTATGTCAAAGTGTGGCGTGCGTGCGCGGTTATTTGGCCTGTGCTCAGAAGCGGTGCCCGCCTGGGCGGTGGCACTGGTGGCCTTGGTGGCGGGCGGCCTGTTGACGGCCGCCCTGGCGCTTGCCGCGCAGACGTTCTACAAGCAGCAGTTGCGCCAGCGTTTCGAATTACTGGCCAGCGAACGTTTCAGCCGCATTGCCGAGCGCTTTGATGAGCAGCAGCAGCGCCTGGATGGCCTGCGGCGGTTCTTCAGCTTTTCCAACGAAGTAACCCCGCTCGAATTTGATGGCTACGCCCGGCCGTTGTTGCAACGCACCCTGGCCTACGCTTGGGCGCCCCGCGTGGAAGCTGCACAACGCGCTGAGTTCGAGCGCGATGCCAGTGAGCATTCAGGCCCGGGCTATGTGATTCGTGACCAGGACGCACAAGGCCAGTGGCGCCCCGCACCGCTGCGTGACCATTACTTCCCTGTGCTGTATACCCAATCCGGTGAAATGCCCGGGCTGCCCTATGGGCTGGACCTTGCCGGCCAGGGTGCGGCCCAGGCAGCCCTGGCGCGGGCGCTCGGGCCTGGCAGCATGGCGGTGTCCGAACCGTTGGCCATGTACGATATTCCTTCGTACGCGCGTGGTCTGCTGCTGGTGGCGCCGGTGTTTTCCGATGCCAACCCGCATGGCGCAGCCGTAGGCTACGTAATGGCCCTGCTGAGCATGCGCGAGCTGGTCAGCGATGGGCGGCCAGTGGCGGCGGATGACAACCTGGTGGTGCGCATCGTCGACCCTTCCGGGTTGCAAGGGCCGCAAGTGTTGTTCGACTCGCTGAACCAGGTCGCCCCCTTGTCGCTGGCCAGCAACCAGCTGTTGCACCTGGCCGATCACCATTTCCAGTTGAGTATCCTGCCGAGCCAGGCCTTCGTGCAGGCTAATCGTTCGTCGGCAGTGCTGGCGATCGTCCTGCTGGGTGGGTTGTTGAGCCTGCTGCTCAGCGCCTTGCTCTACAGCCTGTTCAGCCAGCGCCAGCGCGCCTTGGCCCTGGTCGAACAGCGTACTGCCGAACTGCGGGTCAGCGAACAATCGTTGCGAGGTACCCACAACCAGCTGCGCAGCGTGCTGGATGCGGCGACCCAGGTGGCAATCATTGCCACCAACCTCAAGGGGGTGGTCAGTACCTTCAATGCCGGTGCAGAGCGTATGCTCGGATACCCGGCCAGCGACGCGATCGGCCAGTTGCACCTTGAACACCTGGTATTGCCCGAAGAGCTGAGCCTGCGCGCCCACGCGCTGAGCCTGCGCTATGGCCGCCCGATTGCCGGTGGCCAGGCCATGTTCGCCGAAACGGTGCAAGCGCATGGCGCCGAGCCTATGGAGTGGACCCTGTTGCGCGCCGATGGCAGCCAGCTGGTGGCCAATATGCTGGTTACCGCCATGCTGGATGAACAGGGTTTGTGGGTGGGTTACCTGGCCATCTGCATTGACGTCACTGAGCGGCGTCGGGTACACGAGGCGCTGGCCGCGCGCGACCGGCTGCTGGAAAAGCTCAGTGCCGAGGTGCCGGGCGGCATCTACCAGTACCGCCTGGATGCAAACGGCCATTCTTGCTTTCCCTATGCCAGCCAAGGCCTGTACGACATTTACGAAGTCGACCTGCAGCAGTTGCGCGAGGATGCCACGCTGGTGTTTGAACGCATCCACCCCGACGACCTGGACCGCGTACGCCGCTCAGTGCGTTACTCGGCCGAGCACCTGGCGCCCTGGCGCGAGGAATATCGGGTGTGCCTGCCGCGGGCCGGATTGCGCTGGGTGCGTGGCGAAGCGACGCCGGAGGTGGGGGAGCAAGGCTGTACCCTGTGGCATGGCTACCTGACGGATATCTCCGACCTCAAGGGTGTGGAAGAAGAATTGCGGGCGTTGTCGGTGACCGACTCGCTGACGGGCATTCATAACCGCCGCTACTTCCAGGACCGGCTGAAGGTCGAGCTGGAACGCGCCCAGCGCGAGGGCCTGGCGTTGGCCGTGATCATGCTCGACATTGATCACTTCAAATGCATCAACGACCGCTTCGGCCATGCCATGGGCGACCGTGTGTTGCGCAGTTTGTGCCAGCGAATTGGCCAGCGCTTGCGGCGCACCGATGTATTCTGCCGGTTGGGCGGGGAAGAGTTCATGGTGCTGTGCCCAGGCAGTGATGCCGAGCAGGCGCGGCTGCTGGCGCTTGAGTTGTGGCAGGGGGTGCGCACGGTGCCGGTGGAAGGCGTGGGCCAGGTGACCGCGAGTTTTGGTGTGGCGGGCTATCGGCCGGGGGAGGGGGCCGATGCCTTGCTGCTACGGGCTGATGCCGGTGTCTACACAGCCAAGCAGGCGGGGCGGGACCGGGTGGAAGGCGAGTCACCCTAACGCGGTCGGTGTAGGAGCGGCCTTGTGCCGCGAAAGGGCCGCAAAGCGGCCCCTTGATTTCAGCAACTTTGCAGAATTTTCTGGGGCTGCTTTGCAGCCCTTTCGCGGCACAAGGCCGCTCCTACACAGACCGCGCCAGCCGATGAGGGGCGGTAAGGTCAGTTGGCCGCGGTGCTACCGGCCAGCTTCGGCTGGCGATACAGGTCGAGCAGCACCTGGTCGAGCACCTGCGAAGCGCCCCACGGTTTCGGGTCGTTGAGAATGGCTGCCACGGCCCAGGTATGGCCGTTGCTGTCGCGGCTGAAGCCGGCAATCGCCCGCACGGTGTTCAGCGTGCCGGTCTTGATGTGCCCTTCACCGGTCATGGCGGTGCGCTTCAGGCGCTTGCGCATGGTGCCGTCCATGCCCACCAGCGGCATCGAGCTCATGAACTCGGCAGCGTAGGGGCTCTTCCAGGCAGCCTGCAGCATCTCGGCCATTTCCCGGGTGCTGACCCGCTCGGCACGCGACAGGCCAGAGCCGTTCTCCATCACCAGGTGCGGCGCGGTAATGCCCTTTTTCGCCAGCCATTGGCGCACTACACGCTGGGCGGCGCGGGCATCGTCGCCATCGGCGTCGGTGCGGAACTGCGCGCCAAGGCTCAGGAACAGCTGCTGGGCCATGGTGTTGTTGCTGTACTTGTTGATGTCGCGGATCACTTCCACCAGGTCTGGCGAGAAGGCGCGGGCCAGCAGGCGAGCACTCTTGGGTACGTTCTCGACGCGGTCGCTACCCTGGATGCTGCCACCCAGTTCGTTCCAGATCGCGCGCACGGCACCGGCGGCGTAGGTGGCGTGGTCGAGCAGCGACAGGTAGGTTTGCGAGTTGCAGCCGTCACCCAGCTGGCCGCTGACAGTTACGCTGATGCCATCGGCTTGAGGTACCGGGTTGTAGCGCACATCGCCTGTGCACTGCTTGGAGGCCACTGCCTTGACCTGGTTGTCGATACGGATGCTGGCAATCGGTGGCTCGACCGCGATGGTGACCTTGCCACCATCGTTGCGGGCCACGAAGCGCAAGGCCTTGAGGTTGACCAGCAGCGAGTCGGGCTTGACCAGGAACGGCTTGTTCTCATCGCCGCCGTCATCGTTGAACTGCGGCAGGTTGGGCTGCACGAAATGGCTGCGGTCCAGCACCAGGTCACCGGTGATGGTGCGCACGCCATTGGCGCGCAGGTCACGCATCAGCAGCCACAGCTTTTCCATGTTCAGTTTCGGGTCGCCGCCACCTTTGAGGTAGAGGTTGCCATTGAGCACGCCGTTGCTCAGGGTGCCGTCGGTGTAGAACTCGGTTTTCCACTGGAAGGTCGGGCCGAGCAGTTCGAGGGCGGCGTAGGTGGTGACCAGTTTCATGGTCGAGGCCGGGTTTACCGATACATCGGCATTGAACACGGTCGGCGTGCCAGGGCCGTCCAGCGGCAGCATCACCAGCGACAGGGCTGTGTCCTGCAGCTTGTTGGCCTTCAGTGCCTGCTGCACTTTGGCGGGCAGGGTGGTATTGACGGCGGCAGCCTGGCTGGGCAATGCGAATGGCAACAGCAGGCTTGCAAGAACGAGGGGACGAAGCGTTTTGATCATAATGGATAAATACCCTGCGGCGAGGGAAAAGGGCATTGGGGCTGTAAGAGATGGTGGCCCCACGACGAAAGAGTACGCATTATGCCCCAAGCGTAGCGACGATGCGCCACGTTCGACGGAAAAGCACCGCCAATAAAAAAGGCCACCCGCAAGGGCAGCCTTTTCAGCAATCAAGCCAGGCAGGAATTACTCAGCCTTGTTGATCGGCTTCTCCGGGTACCAGGCGTCCAGCAGCGGGCTGACTTCGATCTTGGTCAGTTCGCCGCGGCCCTTGAGCCAGGCTTCAACGGCAGCGCGTTGTTCTTCGCTGACCGAGCCACGCTTGACCGAGCACACCAGGCCGTAATCGTCACCGCCTACATAGTCCAGGCCGTTGGCGTCCATCGCTTCTTCCAGGAACGCATCGAGGAAAGCATCGATAGCCTGGTCATCCAGATCTTCCTTGAATTCCAGGTTCAGCTCGAAGCCCAATTCCTGAAACTCGTCGACACACAGCTTTTTGCGCAGACGACGGGAGCGGTTTGTGGCCATGAAACAATCCTCTTAGGTAATAACGCCGCGCAGTCTACCAGTTGTAGCTCACCTCGGCCACGACAGAGCGCCCTTCGCCCATGTTGCAGGCCAGGGCGAAGAAGCAGGATGCCACGTAGTATTTGTCGGTAAGGTTCTTCAGGTTGACGCTGGCTTTGACACCCCGCAGGCTGGCATCAAGGTGCTCCAGGTCATAACGCACGGCAGCGTCGTACAGTGTGTAGGACGGCACCTTGAAGGTATTCATGCTA includes the following:
- the dacC_1 gene encoding D-alanyl-D-alanine carboxypeptidase DacC (*Name dacC_1); its protein translation is MIKTLRPLVLASLLLPFALPSQAAAVNTTLPAKVQQALKANKLQDTALSLVMLPLDGPGTPTVFNADVSVNPASTMKLVTTYAALELLGPTFQWKTEFYTDGTLSNGVLNGNLYLKGGGDPKLNMEKLWLLMRDLRANGVRTITGDLVLDRSHFVQPNLPQFNDDGGDENKPFLVKPDSLLVNLKALRFVARNDGGKVTIAVEPPIASIRIDNQVKAVASKQCTGDVRYNPVPQADGISVTVSGQLGDGCNSQTYLSLLDHATYAAGAVRAIWNELGGSIQGSDRVENVPKSARLLARAFSPDLVEVIRDINKYSNNTMAQQLFLSLGAQFRTDADGDDARAAQRVVRQWLAKKGITAPHLVMENGSGLSRAERVSTREMAEMLQAAWKSPYAAEFMSSMPLVGMDGTMRKRLKRTAMTGEGHIKTGTLNTVRAIAGFSRDSNGHTWAVAAILNDPKPWGASQVLDQVLLDLYRQPKLAGSTAAN
- the rlmL gene encoding Ribosomal RNA large subunit methyltransferase K/L (*Name rlmL) encodes the protein MSDRFELYLTCPKGLESLLAEEAKGLGLEEVREHTSAIRGAADMETAYRLCVWSRLANRVLLVLKRFSMKNADDLYDGVNAVDWADHLAADGTLAVEFSGHGSGIDNTHFGALKVKDAIVDKLRNREGLRPSVEKIDPDVRVHLRLDRGEAILSLDLSGHSLHQRGYRLQQGAAPLKENLAAAVLIRSGWPRIAAEGGALADPMCGVGTFLVEAAMIAADIAPNLKRERWGFSAWLGHVPALWRKVHDEAQARAQAGLAKPPLWIRGYEADPRLIQPGRNNVERAGLGDWVKIYQGEVSTFEPRPDQNQKGLVISNPPYGERLGDEASLLYLYQNLGERLRQACMGWEAAVFTGAPQLGKRMGIRSHKQYAFWNGALPCKLLLFKVQPDQFVTGERREAQADNTEVREQAPVVSEPARLSEGAQMFANRLQKNLKQLGKWARREQVDCYRLYDADMPEYALAVDLYHDWVHVQEYAAPRSIDPDKAQSRLLDALAAIPQALGISPQRVVLKRRERQSGTRQYERQATEGRFLEVNEGGVKLLVNLTDYLDTGLFLDHRPMRMRIQREAAGKRFLNLFCYTATASVHAAKGGARSTTSVDLSKTYLDWARRNLALNGFSERNRLEQGDVMAWLEGNRDSYDLIFIDPPTFSNSKRMEGVFDVQRDHVQLLDLAMARLAPEGVLYFSNNFRKFQLDEHLMARYAVEEITAQTLDPDFARNNRIHRAWRLQLR
- a CDS encoding putative protein; this encodes MATNRSRRLRKKLCVDEFQELGFELNLEFKEDLDDQAIDAFLDAFLEEAMDANGLDYVGGDDYGLVCSVKRGSVSEEQRAAVEAWLKGRGELTKIEVSPLLDAWYPEKPINKAE